The Paenibacillus sp. RUD330 genome has a segment encoding these proteins:
- a CDS encoding ABC-2 family transporter protein produces MLFYALSRASFNRNLQYRASHLLHNVASAMFGFIYLSIWTGIGETKDLGIYGLSGLVSYVALNQCLLWVTSFTSNGLGIPQLVRTGAIATELVRPVHLFYQLMCREWGQIAYQAMYKSLPIYIVYLFAVPLRLPALSAAAASAAAVVCAAYLSICVQYLIGAAALWTTESSWFQWLNYAFSTLLSGFLIPIEWLPGWMGRISRWSFYPSLSYIPSRIYLGYDGIAAICPSLIWCVVLTLVCLAVTGFMRRKVEVQGG; encoded by the coding sequence ATGCTTTTCTATGCGCTATCGCGCGCCAGCTTCAACCGCAACCTTCAATACCGCGCATCCCATCTGCTTCACAACGTTGCCAGCGCCATGTTCGGCTTCATTTACCTGTCGATATGGACGGGGATCGGCGAGACCAAGGATCTCGGCATCTACGGGCTCTCCGGGCTAGTCTCCTACGTAGCCCTCAACCAGTGCCTCCTATGGGTGACGTCCTTCACCTCCAACGGCCTCGGAATTCCGCAGCTCGTACGTACCGGGGCGATCGCGACCGAGCTCGTCAGGCCGGTGCACTTGTTCTACCAGCTCATGTGCAGGGAATGGGGACAGATCGCATACCAGGCTATGTACAAAAGCTTGCCGATCTACATCGTGTACCTGTTCGCCGTACCGCTGCGGCTCCCTGCCCTGTCCGCTGCGGCCGCCTCGGCCGCTGCCGTAGTCTGCGCCGCCTACCTCTCCATCTGCGTCCAATATCTCATCGGCGCGGCCGCTCTCTGGACAACGGAATCCTCCTGGTTCCAGTGGCTGAACTACGCTTTCTCGACACTTCTGTCCGGCTTCCTGATCCCGATCGAATGGCTTCCGGGCTGGATGGGTCGGATCAGCCGCTGGTCCTTCTACCCGAGCCTCAGCTACATACCAAGCCGGATTTATCTGGGTTATGACGGCATCGCCGCGATTTGCCCGTCGCTGATCTGGTGCGTTGTGCTCACTCTCGTCTGTCTCGCTGTCACCGGCTTCATGCGGCGCAAGGTGGAGGTGCAGGGCGGATGA
- a CDS encoding YhcN/YlaJ family sporulation lipoprotein: MRQPSRVLASALILSLLLGGCSYKQHVQNSDQNYGTRQKNDPKMQGSRMYGTLGTDSTQHHNRFFEYSSQLSRDVTRLNGIGQAIVMLTDKNAYVGIVLDGTATHAVRSGSKVIREQNNGGWMEGVYNHQTGSDKWDNRQLVTPYNSYFSVNDHNELSSKLKQTIAVRVRKLAPAVQEVHITANRDLVNQFVEYSRESWAGSDLSPYVEPFNILVQKHFAGGNEMPVPLQIIKQKADKNGGKAIIGKYSGSDPETGSFGNPGDAGGASQNR, from the coding sequence ATGAGACAGCCATCACGGGTACTTGCTTCCGCCCTGATCTTATCCTTGCTGCTCGGCGGCTGCAGCTACAAGCAGCATGTCCAGAACAGCGACCAGAATTACGGCACGCGCCAGAAGAACGATCCCAAAATGCAAGGAAGCCGGATGTACGGAACGCTCGGCACCGACTCCACCCAGCACCATAACCGCTTCTTCGAATACAGCTCGCAGCTCTCGCGCGACGTCACCCGCCTCAACGGAATCGGACAGGCTATCGTCATGCTGACCGACAAGAACGCCTATGTGGGCATCGTGCTCGACGGAACGGCAACCCATGCGGTCCGCAGCGGCAGCAAGGTCATCCGCGAGCAGAACAACGGCGGCTGGATGGAGGGCGTCTACAACCATCAGACCGGCAGCGACAAATGGGACAACCGCCAGCTTGTCACGCCCTACAATTCGTATTTCTCCGTCAACGACCACAACGAGCTGTCGAGCAAGCTGAAGCAGACGATCGCCGTGCGTGTCCGCAAGCTTGCGCCCGCCGTCCAGGAGGTCCACATTACGGCCAATCGCGATCTGGTCAACCAGTTCGTCGAGTATTCCCGCGAATCCTGGGCCGGCAGCGATCTGAGCCCTTATGTGGAGCCGTTCAACATTTTGGTGCAGAAGCATTTTGCCGGCGGCAACGAAATGCCCGTGCCTCTGCAGATCATCAAGCAGAAGGCCGACAAGAACGGCGGCAAGGCGATCATCGGCAAATACAGCGGCTCCGATCCGGAGACCGGAAGCTTCGGCAATCCCGGCGACGCCGGAGGCGCCAGCCAGAATCGCTGA
- a CDS encoding transporter substrate-binding domain-containing protein: MKKNRLWGAGASLLLAVALVVSGCGAKNDNNGDGSASNGSAGGTEATGVIKDIKDRGKLIVGVKYDTKLFGLKDTASGNVEGFDIDISKAIAKKIFGDESKIELKEVTSKTRIQMLDNGDIDLIVATMTITDERKKQVDFSDVYFKAGQSLLVKQGSPITGLKDVTKDTKVLGVKGATSIKNIEDKVPGLRVLQFENYQEAFTALKAGKGDTLTTDNAILYGMAKQDPGYTVVGGTFTDEPYGIAAKKGNADLLALVNETLKEMKDSGEYATIYEKWIGEKPPTE, from the coding sequence ATGAAGAAAAACAGGCTTTGGGGCGCAGGCGCGTCTCTGCTGCTGGCAGTTGCCCTCGTGGTTTCCGGATGCGGAGCCAAGAACGACAATAACGGTGACGGCTCCGCAAGCAACGGCTCGGCAGGCGGAACGGAAGCAACGGGCGTCATCAAGGATATCAAGGACCGCGGCAAGCTCATCGTCGGCGTCAAATACGACACGAAGCTGTTCGGCCTCAAGGATACGGCTTCCGGCAACGTCGAAGGCTTCGACATCGACATCTCCAAGGCGATCGCCAAGAAGATCTTCGGCGACGAGAGCAAGATCGAGCTCAAGGAAGTGACGAGCAAGACCCGCATCCAGATGCTCGACAACGGCGACATCGACCTCATCGTCGCGACGATGACGATCACCGACGAGCGCAAGAAGCAGGTCGACTTCTCCGACGTGTACTTCAAAGCCGGCCAGTCGCTGCTCGTCAAGCAAGGAAGCCCGATCACCGGCCTGAAGGACGTCACGAAGGACACCAAGGTCCTTGGCGTCAAAGGCGCGACTTCGATCAAAAACATCGAAGACAAGGTCCCTGGCTTGCGAGTGCTGCAGTTCGAGAATTACCAGGAAGCCTTCACCGCTCTGAAGGCGGGCAAAGGCGATACGCTCACGACCGACAACGCCATTCTGTACGGCATGGCCAAGCAGGATCCAGGCTACACGGTCGTAGGCGGCACGTTCACGGATGAGCCTTACGGCATCGCCGCCAAGAAAGGCAACGCCGATCTGCTCGCTCTCGTCAATGAAACGCTGAAAGAAATGAAGGACAGCGGCGAATACGCCACCATCTATGAAAAATGGATAGGCGAGAAGCCTCCGACGGAGTAG
- a CDS encoding amino acid ABC transporter permease, with protein sequence MDFSVLTNNMDDYLEGFKYTIYASLLGLAGSFVLGTLIAVFRISPFAALRGFGTAYVEFFRNIPLLLVVYLFYLGLPTAGIQLDGFQAGTLGLTIYTSSFIAEAIRAGIQSVPAGQMEAARSSGLTYLQAMRHVILPQAVRIVIPPISNQFLNLVKNSSILGVVAGLDLMYFADQVNLNTFLPVETYLFTGAFYLILTFPLAYATRVLERKLARAG encoded by the coding sequence CTGGACTTCTCGGTACTGACCAACAACATGGACGATTATCTCGAAGGATTCAAGTATACGATCTATGCCAGCCTGCTCGGGCTGGCAGGCAGCTTCGTGCTCGGCACGCTGATCGCCGTGTTCCGCATTTCGCCTTTTGCGGCTCTTCGCGGCTTCGGCACGGCTTATGTGGAATTCTTCCGCAATATTCCTCTGCTTCTGGTCGTTTATCTGTTCTATCTGGGATTGCCTACGGCGGGAATTCAGCTGGACGGCTTCCAGGCCGGTACGCTCGGATTGACGATTTATACGTCTTCCTTCATCGCCGAAGCCATCCGAGCGGGCATTCAATCCGTTCCCGCTGGGCAGATGGAGGCTGCACGCTCGTCGGGCTTGACCTACCTCCAAGCGATGAGGCATGTCATCCTTCCCCAGGCGGTTCGGATCGTCATTCCGCCGATCAGCAACCAGTTTCTGAACCTGGTGAAAAACTCGTCTATTCTAGGAGTCGTAGCGGGCCTGGATCTGATGTATTTCGCCGATCAAGTCAATCTCAACACTTTTCTACCGGTAGAGACTTATCTGTTCACGGGTGCTTTCTACCTCATTCTGACCTTCCCGCTGGCTTACGCGACGCGCGTTCTGGAGCGCAAGCTGGCGCGAGCCGGTTAA
- a CDS encoding DUF421 domain-containing protein, whose product MPQWLEIMLRTLSSVVVMFIVAKLLGKRQISQLSLFEYITGISIGNIAGYISMDTETQWYLGFVAIGTWALISVGMEYATMKSRAIGGIVDGKGTVLIKNGSILEKNLFKEKLTLDELLEQLRKKSIFKVSEIEFAVMEKSGEINALLKKENQPLTPSMLGWKMSREPETQTVMMDGQVLQEPLQETGLDEDWLRHELSKLKVKPENVFLAQVDAKKQLTVQTGSLDGSLEPNSLTPRQQLLATLQQAKADLDQFGHFARTDEEREALLSGSRQLDQVIRLAQPELK is encoded by the coding sequence ATGCCGCAATGGCTGGAAATCATGCTGCGCACGCTCAGCTCGGTGGTGGTCATGTTTATCGTAGCGAAGCTGCTGGGCAAGCGCCAAATCTCCCAGCTGTCTCTGTTCGAGTACATTACGGGCATATCCATCGGCAATATTGCCGGCTACATCTCCATGGACACGGAGACGCAGTGGTACTTGGGATTTGTCGCCATCGGAACATGGGCGCTTATTTCTGTCGGCATGGAATATGCCACCATGAAGAGCAGGGCGATCGGCGGAATCGTCGACGGAAAAGGAACCGTGCTCATCAAAAACGGCTCCATTCTCGAAAAGAACTTGTTCAAGGAGAAGCTGACGCTCGACGAGCTTCTTGAACAGCTGCGGAAGAAGAGCATATTCAAGGTTTCCGAGATCGAATTTGCCGTGATGGAGAAAAGCGGAGAAATCAACGCGCTGCTCAAAAAGGAAAACCAGCCGCTGACGCCATCCATGCTCGGCTGGAAAATGTCGAGGGAGCCGGAGACGCAAACCGTCATGATGGACGGTCAAGTGCTGCAGGAGCCGCTGCAGGAGACGGGGCTGGACGAGGATTGGCTGCGCCATGAGCTGTCCAAGCTCAAGGTGAAGCCGGAAAACGTGTTCCTGGCGCAGGTCGACGCCAAAAAACAGCTGACCGTGCAAACAGGATCTCTCGATGGCTCGCTCGAGCCGAACAGCCTGACGCCGAGGCAGCAGCTGCTCGCAACGCTGCAGCAGGCCAAGGCGGATCTGGACCAGTTCGGCCACTTCGCCCGCACCGACGAAGAAAGGGAGGCCCTTCTGTCCGGATCGCGCCAGCTGGATCAAGTCATCCGCCTCGCGCAGCCGGAGCTGAAGTGA
- a CDS encoding ATP-binding cassette domain-containing protein, whose amino-acid sequence MIEAIGLTKEFRVPDPEASGKRLGLFRRRSMPKQAVSDMSFSIAEGEFAGFIGPNGAGKSTTIKMLSGILHPTQGEVLLGGINPHRKRKEAARTLGVLFGQRTQLWWDLPLRDSYDILAAMYGLTPQRKRSRIEELENLLRLSGFMDTPVRKLSLGQRMRGDLAAAMLHEPSILILDEPTIGLDAASKRDIRSLLRDINERMRTTILLTTHDMDDIEQLCSRVLVISSGKLDYDGGIAQLRARIGLPAVMEVTFRQAESAAAAAAQLRSLCESAPAAAGGLPCPEPPSPAAAGIRLKSLEDRTLVLECDLETSSSVQVLRELEKFGELEDIRMREPEFEDVVHKLY is encoded by the coding sequence ATGATCGAAGCGATCGGACTCACCAAGGAATTCCGGGTGCCGGATCCGGAAGCATCGGGCAAACGGCTCGGCTTGTTCCGCCGGCGGTCCATGCCGAAGCAGGCCGTATCGGATATGAGCTTCTCGATTGCCGAAGGCGAATTCGCCGGATTCATCGGCCCGAACGGAGCCGGCAAATCGACGACCATCAAAATGCTTTCGGGAATCCTGCATCCCACCCAAGGAGAAGTCCTGCTGGGGGGAATCAATCCACACCGCAAGCGCAAGGAAGCCGCGCGCACGCTCGGCGTGCTGTTCGGGCAGCGCACCCAGCTATGGTGGGACTTGCCGCTGCGCGATTCCTACGATATCCTGGCGGCTATGTACGGCTTGACCCCGCAGCGGAAAAGAAGCCGGATCGAAGAGCTAGAGAACTTGCTGCGCCTGTCGGGTTTCATGGACACGCCGGTCCGCAAGCTGTCGCTCGGCCAGCGGATGAGAGGCGATCTGGCGGCGGCGATGCTGCATGAGCCGTCCATCCTCATCCTGGATGAACCGACGATCGGCCTCGATGCCGCGTCCAAGCGGGACATCCGTTCTCTCCTGCGCGATATCAATGAGAGGATGCGGACGACCATCCTGCTGACGACCCATGATATGGACGATATCGAGCAGCTGTGCAGCCGGGTGCTCGTCATCAGCAGCGGCAAGCTCGACTATGACGGCGGCATCGCGCAGCTGCGGGCACGCATCGGGCTGCCCGCTGTCATGGAAGTGACCTTCCGGCAGGCGGAGAGCGCCGCGGCCGCGGCCGCGCAGCTTCGAAGCCTGTGCGAAAGCGCCCCTGCGGCGGCAGGCGGACTCCCCTGTCCCGAGCCGCCTTCCCCGGCCGCGGCCGGCATCCGCTTGAAATCCCTTGAAGACCGCACGCTCGTCCTTGAATGCGACCTGGAGACGTCAAGCAGCGTCCAGGTGCTTCGGGAGCTTGAAAAATTCGGCGAGCTGGAGGATATCCGGATGAGGGAACCGGAATTCGAGGATGTCGTCCATAAGCTGTACTAG
- a CDS encoding alpha/beta hydrolase family protein: MALIQCDFFSDVLGLSCSMNVILPQQTTRQIGMEGKAGEGGRYPVLYLLHGLSDDHSIWLRRTSIERYAAGLGIAVVMPAVQRGFYADMHRGGRYWTFVSEELPELASQFFPISRQREDSFAAGLSMGGYGAMKLGLARPDRFAAVASLSGAMDIRRRYDQDVTARQEIENIFGPEEQLPGSINDLFHLAEQTAALPAEQRPMLYQCCGTEDFLYEENVEFKEHALRLDLPLHYEEGPGEHEWGYWDAAIQRVLAWLPLRDEARS, from the coding sequence ATGGCTCTTATCCAATGCGACTTTTTCTCTGATGTTCTCGGCTTGTCCTGTTCCATGAACGTAATCCTGCCGCAGCAGACGACCCGTCAGATCGGGATGGAAGGAAAGGCGGGAGAAGGCGGGCGCTACCCCGTGCTGTACCTTCTCCATGGCCTGTCGGACGACCATTCCATCTGGCTCAGGCGCACATCCATCGAACGGTATGCGGCCGGACTCGGAATCGCCGTCGTCATGCCGGCCGTGCAGCGCGGCTTCTACGCGGACATGCATCGCGGCGGGCGGTACTGGACATTCGTAAGCGAGGAGCTGCCGGAGCTCGCCTCGCAGTTCTTCCCGATCTCAAGACAGCGGGAAGACAGCTTTGCGGCGGGCCTGTCTATGGGCGGATACGGAGCGATGAAGCTCGGCCTTGCCCGTCCGGACCGTTTCGCGGCCGTCGCCAGCTTGTCGGGCGCGATGGACATCCGCCGCCGATACGATCAGGACGTGACGGCACGTCAGGAGATCGAGAACATATTCGGTCCGGAGGAGCAGCTTCCAGGCAGCATCAATGATCTGTTCCATCTGGCCGAGCAGACGGCGGCGCTCCCGGCGGAGCAGCGGCCGATGCTGTATCAATGCTGCGGAACCGAGGACTTCTTATATGAAGAGAATGTCGAGTTCAAGGAGCATGCTCTCCGTCTCGACCTGCCGCTTCATTATGAGGAAGGACCGGGCGAGCATGAATGGGGATATTGGGATGCGGCGATCCAGCGCGTGCTGGCGTGGCTCCCGCTCAGGGACGAAGCGCGCTCGTAG
- a CDS encoding TSUP family transporter: protein MTWDIFALVAAGGFLAAFVDSVVGGGGLVSVPVLLTAGLPPHLALGTNKLAGTMGSLTSTLAFMRSGKVEMSVVKRLFPLTLIGSACGTLLLQAVPSAWLKPLVVVLLLAITVYTLFKRSWGGEGVYRGSLTRRAGLLLAAAALLIGGYDGFFGPGTGSFLIFVFLMAGFDFVRAAGNAKVLNFGSNIASLITFACLGSIDWRIGLAMGVFMVAGSLAGSRLAIRQGAKYVRPLFISVSSLLILKQIWDLASR, encoded by the coding sequence ATGACATGGGACATCTTCGCTTTAGTGGCGGCCGGGGGTTTTCTGGCCGCCTTCGTCGATTCTGTCGTCGGAGGCGGAGGCCTCGTCTCCGTGCCCGTCCTGCTGACGGCCGGGCTGCCGCCGCATCTGGCGCTCGGGACGAACAAGCTCGCCGGCACGATGGGCTCGCTTACGAGCACGCTTGCGTTCATGCGCTCCGGCAAGGTGGAGATGAGTGTCGTCAAGCGGTTGTTCCCGCTGACGCTCATCGGCTCAGCATGCGGCACGCTGCTCTTGCAAGCGGTACCATCGGCCTGGCTGAAGCCGCTTGTCGTCGTGCTGCTGCTGGCCATCACCGTCTATACGCTGTTCAAGCGCAGCTGGGGAGGCGAAGGCGTTTACCGGGGCAGCCTGACACGCCGGGCGGGCCTGCTGCTGGCCGCCGCGGCCCTGCTAATCGGCGGCTACGACGGCTTTTTCGGACCCGGAACGGGATCGTTCCTCATCTTCGTCTTCCTGATGGCAGGCTTTGATTTCGTCCGAGCGGCGGGTAATGCCAAGGTGCTCAACTTCGGCAGCAACATCGCCAGCCTCATTACGTTCGCATGCCTCGGAAGTATCGATTGGAGAATCGGCCTTGCGATGGGCGTCTTCATGGTCGCCGGCTCGCTAGCCGGATCCCGGCTAGCCATCCGTCAGGGAGCCAAGTACGTCCGGCCGCTGTTCATCTCCGTCAGCTCGCTTTTGATTCTCAAGCAGATCTGGGATCTCGCATCCCGCTAA
- a CDS encoding C40 family peptidase — translation MTFNFNQLTKKIAAAALALSIAISGGALLSAPKAEAATASASSKATTVINAAKAQMGTPYKFGASTSTTKYFDCSSLMKYAYKKAGITLPRTSKAQSKVGKYVSKSNLKPGDLVFFYSPVTHVGMYIGGGKIVHTYGKPGVTTDTINSGWWKDHYNTARRVL, via the coding sequence ATGACATTCAACTTCAACCAACTTACAAAAAAAATCGCAGCTGCTGCGCTTGCACTTAGCATCGCCATTTCCGGAGGCGCCCTCCTGTCGGCACCGAAAGCGGAGGCGGCAACCGCGTCGGCTTCCTCGAAAGCCACGACCGTCATCAATGCCGCCAAAGCGCAGATGGGCACTCCTTACAAATTCGGCGCTTCCACCAGCACGACCAAATACTTCGACTGCTCCAGCCTGATGAAGTACGCCTACAAAAAAGCAGGCATCACGCTTCCGCGCACGTCCAAAGCGCAATCCAAGGTCGGCAAATACGTCTCCAAGAGCAACCTCAAGCCCGGGGATCTCGTCTTCTTCTACTCCCCTGTAACGCATGTCGGCATGTACATCGGCGGCGGCAAAATCGTCCACACGTACGGCAAGCCGGGCGTCACGACCGATACCATCAACTCCGGCTGGTGGAAAGACCACTACAACACGGCTCGCCGCGTCCTCTAG
- the coxB gene encoding cytochrome c oxidase subunit II, translated as MMKRWHLARRLLPLLAGMALFLSACGRADLSTLRPQGPVALEQFNLMKLTITIMVLVIVVVFALSFYVIVKFRRRPGDNKVPVQVEGNHKLEIIWTVIPIVLLLILGVPTVQSVFGLAKDYSKDDNAVQVIVTGHQYWWEFEYPQYGIKTAQELMIPTGKTISISAKSADVIHSFWIPSLAGKIDTNPGSNVNKMYFSSKHDGVYLGKCAELCGPSHALMDFKVKSVSNDSFDRWVAGMKEPGQLPADAAISDVFQKQCLTCHAVGDKGLQLYPNLTNIGDRETIGGILVNTDDPKYKNEGSTYDNLKRWISDPQAVKPGNSMPKVDLTKEQIDGIAKYLSEYKQK; from the coding sequence ATGATGAAACGGTGGCATCTTGCACGACGTCTCCTGCCGTTGCTCGCAGGAATGGCTCTGTTCCTATCGGCATGCGGACGGGCCGACTTGTCCACGCTGAGGCCGCAGGGTCCGGTGGCGCTCGAACAATTCAATCTGATGAAGCTCACCATCACGATCATGGTGCTCGTCATCGTGGTTGTTTTCGCACTATCCTTCTATGTAATCGTTAAATTCCGCCGTCGTCCCGGAGACAACAAGGTCCCGGTGCAAGTGGAAGGCAACCACAAGCTCGAGATCATCTGGACCGTCATTCCGATCGTTCTCCTTCTGATTCTTGGCGTCCCTACGGTCCAGTCGGTATTCGGCCTGGCCAAGGACTATTCCAAGGACGACAACGCCGTACAGGTCATCGTGACCGGCCATCAATACTGGTGGGAGTTCGAATACCCTCAGTACGGCATCAAGACCGCTCAGGAACTGATGATTCCGACCGGCAAGACGATTTCCATCTCCGCCAAATCAGCGGACGTCATCCACTCGTTCTGGATTCCATCGCTTGCCGGCAAGATCGATACGAACCCGGGAAGCAACGTCAATAAAATGTACTTCAGCTCCAAGCATGACGGAGTGTACCTCGGCAAATGCGCCGAGCTGTGCGGGCCTTCCCATGCTCTCATGGACTTCAAGGTGAAGTCCGTCAGCAACGATTCCTTCGACCGCTGGGTAGCGGGAATGAAGGAGCCTGGACAGCTGCCGGCCGATGCGGCCATCAGCGACGTGTTCCAGAAGCAGTGCCTCACCTGCCACGCGGTAGGCGACAAAGGCCTGCAGCTGTATCCGAACCTGACCAACATCGGCGACCGTGAAACGATCGGCGGCATCCTGGTCAACACGGACGATCCGAAGTATAAAAACGAAGGCTCGACTTACGACAACCTGAAACGGTGGATCTCCGATCCGCAAGCGGTTAAGCCGGGCAACTCCATGCCGAAGGTTGACCTGACTAAGGAACAGATCGACGGCATCGCCAAGTATCTGTCCGAATACAAGCAGAAGTAG
- a CDS encoding ABC-2 family transporter protein, with amino-acid sequence MNRAEWSRFATMYRLLIRSSFRSRMQYSFNFWVGIAASAMINAVEFALLAVVLNRFGTIQGWSIAESGYLYAVLTLSKALYRSFASDVHHLEKYLVSGDLDGLLLRPAPVLLILMAQNFSPRFGEMLLGVSMLTISLGAIFEGRPGLWTAIPLTAAAIAAGAVLMFGIGLLTASAGFWLTRIEALQVLTEDAARTAAQYPLTIYPGWLQGLLTGLIPVAFINYMPALYIIRGTHGAWTLGLSVGVAAAMLLLSLQMWKFGLSRYQSTGS; translated from the coding sequence ATGAACCGAGCCGAATGGAGCCGATTCGCAACGATGTACCGTCTTCTGATCCGCTCCAGCTTCCGGAGCCGGATGCAGTATTCGTTCAACTTCTGGGTCGGCATCGCCGCCTCCGCAATGATCAATGCGGTAGAGTTCGCCCTTCTTGCCGTCGTGCTGAACCGGTTCGGCACGATCCAGGGCTGGAGCATCGCGGAATCAGGCTATCTGTACGCCGTGCTCACCTTGTCCAAAGCGCTGTACCGCAGCTTCGCCTCCGATGTCCATCACCTCGAGAAGTATCTCGTCAGCGGCGATCTCGACGGGCTGCTGCTGCGTCCGGCTCCCGTCCTCCTCATCCTGATGGCTCAGAACTTCTCGCCGAGATTCGGCGAGATGCTGCTCGGCGTCTCCATGCTCACCATCTCGCTCGGAGCGATCTTCGAGGGCAGGCCCGGCCTTTGGACCGCAATCCCGCTGACGGCCGCCGCCATCGCGGCAGGAGCCGTCCTCATGTTCGGCATCGGGCTGCTCACAGCCTCGGCCGGATTCTGGCTGACCCGCATCGAAGCTCTTCAGGTGCTGACCGAGGACGCCGCGCGCACCGCCGCCCAATATCCGCTCACCATTTATCCCGGCTGGCTGCAAGGGCTGCTTACCGGTCTCATTCCGGTCGCCTTCATCAATTATATGCCCGCCCTCTACATCATCCGCGGCACCCATGGAGCCTGGACGCTCGGACTCAGCGTCGGCGTAGCGGCAGCGATGCTCCTCCTGTCCCTGCAAATGTGGAAATTCGGCCTGTCGCGCTATCAGAGCACCGGCTCGTGA